taaaatgttaaacagacACCTACCTTATGACCAGCAATTTAACTCACAAGTtacttacccaagagaaatgaaagcatatagcCAAACAAAAGCTTGTATGTAAACATTCATAGCTgccttatttgtaatagccaagaactggaaacccaaatgtccattaacaaatgaatgaataaacaaattataacacccatacaatggaatacaactaagcaataaaaagcaatgaactaTTGATTCAcacaacaacacagatgaatctcaaaatgattatactaagtgaaagaaggtagACCGCAAAGAATATACATGATATGattccctatatatgtatatgtgatatctaaaaaatgcaaactaatctatagtgacagataACACAGCAGTGGTTGCCTAGAGATgaggggagaaggtggagaaagAGTGGgagcaagaaatttaaaaaggacaCGAGGAATCTTTTAGGAGCAGTGGAGATGTTCGTTATCTTGACATAGTGATAATTTCACAGGTGTACTCATGTGAAAACTTACCAAATAGTACAGcttaaatatgtgtagtttattgtatTATCAATTATTCATCAATAAACTATTAAAAGGTCAATTAAAAGAAGcaataatcaaataaaacaagagttaatctgaaaaaaagagcaaggagATATAGATATTGGAAAAGAGTAAAATCAACAGTACAAGCAGATTATATTATTATCTACGTAGAAAAGTCAATGACTCAACTGAAGCCTTATAGATCTTATCAGCAAGTTCAGTAAAATGACcggttaaaagaaaaatgtagaaaaatcaaTAGCTTTCATTTTTACCAACAAAAACCaattttcaaatgttagaaaaaatgattttattcataACAACAATTAAAGCTGTGAAATACAGAGGAATAAATTTTATCGACAACATACAAGAAGACCCGAATAAGTGGAGAGACGGAAGCCGCTTTCTCACAATGAAGACTTTAGCGAAGCTGTCAATTCTCTCCAAAGTACTCTATAAATCCAGTGCAACTTCAGTTTAAAATTCTAGTGGAATCCTTCGACTAAAACTAGAAAAGATAACTCTAAAATTCATCTGGAAGAGTACAGGAGTACCAAGAGTAAAAAAAAACCGTTTAAAAAATATGAGGATAATGGGTTGGGTGCAAACTGCTCGCATCACCACTAATCCAAATGTACCATAAACAGTTGATATTACAGTCTGAATAGGATTTGACTTCACACAAAGTAGGTACTTGACAAATATCTGTAGAGTGATCAAGTAAATAAATAGGCAAACAGATCAACAGAATAGACCAGAAGCAGTCTGTGTACAGTGAATATTGTAATATAAAGGTTTATCATGTATTTCCATTAAATATATCCTGATGTCCATGTCCATGAGCACCTCAAAGTAACATGCCCCAAACTGGCCTAAGCACCTTACTCCCTGCTCCAATTTCCCCTTCCCTATTCATACTCTTCTTCCGACTTCACAGTTCCAGGCAATTACCCAGACAGGAAAAGTGGTCACCCTGGGTCCCTTTCTCCCCCTCACTCTCTCATTCAGTTTTACTTTCTGAGATATGTCTCAGTCTCCACCTCCCACTGCATGGGAATTTAGCACATGATAAAAACAGCATTTCAAAGGAAAGGAGACCATGCTGGAACAAGTGGCTATCTATCTATGGGAAAGAAATACTTCAGTGAAATCCATATATAAAGatgaattccagatggattaaataTCTAAGTATAAAGAGTtaaactataaaagaaagaatatagaaGGATGTTTTTTATAATTTGGGGATGGAAAGGACTTCTATGAGACATGAAATTcataaaccataaagaaaaatagcaacaGATTTGATTACAGTGTGAGGCACCACAAAGTTAAAAATTGAATGCTAATTTGGGAATATTTGCAACATTTATGACATAGATAAGGTTAATTACTACCCTTAATATACAAGAAGCTcctataaatcagtaagaaagttacaaaatccaatcaaaaaaGGGCAAAGTAATGAGataatttatagaataaatgcaaaaggctaataaacatatgaaaagttgCTCACACTCACTAgggtcagggaaatgcaaattaaaacaataatgagatgtCATTTTTGTCCActaaattggcaaaaaaaaatacaattgataATGTTCAGTGTTCATAAGTAAAGATAAAAAACACTTATACAATGTTGGTAAGACAAACTGGTACAACAGTTTTGGATGCAATTTATTAGTAAtcaacaaaatgttaaataaactcTTTGAGAAAACGACTCCACTTTTAATGGAAATCTGTTGTTTCAGCTTACCCGCATCCATTACCCTTTCTTCTAGCCACAGCCCTCCCCACATCTCATACTTTCTGGAGAACCACTCCTCTCCTACTCTCTGGCACGTGATTTGGTGGGGCTGGCCCCACCTCCCAGTTCCAGGGTGATGCACATGACTTTGGCTTGACCGATCAGTGTAGTAACCCTCCCTCAGGCAAGCTGATTGGTTTAAGGCAGAATATGTGATCTGAATGAAGGTCAAATTGGAGATcaccctgtgattttttttcccagtctcaCAGAAAGAAGAGGTGGTGGAGTGTGTCTGGAATATCTATGGCCATCTTGACTTCACATGGAAGAGCTGACCTGAGAAGCCAAACAGAGGAAATCAAAGCCATGTACTGGTGAAAGATTCACGAAGACAAAGTTTAGGCACCTGGACCCATTTGTGCCTGAAGTCAGCTGTCCCTAGGAATTTAGTTATGTGAGTCAGTAAGCCCTCCCacccattttttttcactgaagccAATTTGAATTACATTTCTGTCTCTTGCAAACCAAAACAATTCTAATATTGAAtctactcttaaaaatatttactcaactgttatttttttttcctgcctcaggtTTATTTGTACAAATAGCACACGTAGACATGAGCCCCAtgcagacagcagcccaggggtcACACTAGTCCTTATATCctcacatcaatagatgaaagCCTCTTCTCTGGAGCCTTTGTAGGGGCCTGGGCGCCTTTGGGAGCCTGAGCCTGAGCtggagctgcagctgcagctgaaGCTGCGGCCTTGGTCTGAGCCTTGTCCTTGGCCTTTGGCCGACAGAGCCTGAGACCCTTGGCAATGCAGGCACGAGCACGTTTCCCGAGCTTGGGGTGAGCAATATAGGCAAGTCGACTGAGACTTGCGGCTGCTGCCCTTTGGAATCTTGGGCTTGACCTCCTTGGGCTTTACGAGAGCCTTGATAGCCTCAGCACGTGCACTCATGGCCTTGGCGTTGTTGGCCTGCATCTCCTTCAGGCCCTTTTTGTTGTGCTTCTTGGCAAAGCGCATGTTCCTCAGGAACTTGGGGTCCACCCCCTTAAGAGATTCATACTGTTGTGATCAGAGTTTTTTGACGGCGTTTCTGTGCCATTTTCGGGACtggttgtgtgtggtgtggttcTTCAACTTGGCCATACCTGCACCTGGAGGACAAGACCATAGATCAGGGCTGGGGGCTCGCCGTGCTGGGCCTACCGCTGCCACCCTGGTGGAGCTGAGAGATCCTGAATCACCTGGGACCGGAAGAGAAAGATACTCAACTGTTATTGAAGaaggaaaagtttcagaaaaCTATGCATAAAtgttacaatatttttaattttaaaatatgtttgtgcATATAAAAAAGtctggaaggacacacacacacatgcacatgatTTGTAATTCCCAAGAAAGTGGCAATGAGAGCAGAGGGAATCCATTTTTAACCCTTAAGCACGTATTCTGACCAATCATTGTTCTAGGCTGGGGGCATagcattaaacaaaacaaacgaaGTCCCTGCTTTAATGCTTTAATGATGgaggcatcatttttttttttttaaagaaagtctattaaatgaatgaatccaaTTCTCTGCTTTCACTATGCCTGTATGCGAGCAGATGAGTATCACTAGAGAAAAACACACAGCTGAAAAGACAAGGGCCAAAGAAAATGGTGGCTCTCGATGTTATATGGAGCCTGAACACAGCTTAAAATCTTCCTACTTTTTGGTGGTTAACTGCCTCTCCTGATCtctaaaaaaagttcaaaatctcCCATTCCTCTTCCTTAAACTCTTAAAAGAGTGATTGCAGTTGTGATTAGGACAGTTCATCAGTATTCTGtgtctcttccttcctggcacatggtaagatTCTACTTTCCTGCCCTTTGATGTTAGacatggccatgtgacttgctttggccaatgaaaggTGGATGGAAGTCATGTGTGTTACTTCTAGGTGAATGCTTTTAAGAATTGGTGGACAATTTGCCATGTTCCAGCCCCCCTGCCAGAGCAACCATCAATAAGCTAGCTGGTGTAGGCTCCATCCAACCTGGGTTGATGTGAGGATGATGTGAAACAGCCTCATGTCAACCCATCATGGCCATGTAGCCCAAGCTAGACACAAGCCACAATACTGTGGTAGTTCGGTTTCTCTAAAAAGCAGTTCTAGATAGGGTTAGATGTGCAAGAGATTTATTGGAGCAAATGCCTGCGAAGGATAAAGGGGCCAGAGTAGGCATGGAGGGCCATCAGAGCACAATGCAGTCTGACACcttgagaagagagaaggaatgaCAAAGACTGGGCAGGGAAATTCACAGACTGTAGAGCAGTTCTAAGAAGCTTTCAGAAGGGCTGATGGAACTAGTCCCGAGCTAAATTTACCCATTTGAAGAGTCCCAAGTCCCACAGCAATGGGCCAGCACTAGCACCCCAATGGCTGAGTAGCAGAGGGGAAACATGTCCTTAAAACAAATGCAGTGAAGGATTCGTaagggcagcagctggggctgtCTGTCAGCTATGCTCCACGTGGCAGTTTTCCTTGAAGGAAATCTGAGCAGCACATTTCAATGACCCCCAGAGCTCTTTAACCCAGGGGTCAGCAACTACAGCCCAAAGGCTGGTTCCAACTTGCtacctatttttataaatataggTTTGTTGGAACATAgccacaccttttttttttttttttacatgttatcTATGGCTACTTTTGTACGACAATGGctgagttgagtagttgtgacagaaactGTAGTCTTTGCAGCCTGTAATAGTAGATTCAGCTTGCAAACCCTAAAGTATTTATTAGCTGAccctttgcaggaaaaatttacCAATTCCTGCTTTAACCCACTTCAGTCTGAGGATGGTTTATTGCCATAGCAAAACGTAGCCTCATCTGACTGTATATTGATCTAAAGGTATATTCTATCCTCACCTCCCACTTTACAACCTACTCTGAACTAGTTCTACAATTCCCATCCCCCTCAACTCTAATCAAATTGCTCTTTTAAGAGTGGTGGCTTACCTGTTTTAGTTCTTATCTGATTTGACCTCTCAGCAGCATACAGCACTTACCCATTTCCCCCTTCTTAAAACATACTCTCCTCCCAGACTCTGGAACACTGTACCTTCTCAATTTTCCTCTTATCTCTTTGACCACGTTTTTCAGTCTCCTTGGCTCaaccaaactatttttttttaaccatttaaaaatactgacatatagttaatttacaatgttgtgttagtttcaggtgtacttttccagattcttttcctttataggttattacaagatattgaatataggtccctgtgctatatagtagggtcttgttgtttatctattttatatacagtagtatgtatgcattaatcctaaactcctaatttatccctccctgccctcaaccCAACTATTAAATGTTCCTCAGGTTTTCGTTCTAGGCCTGCTTCTATCCTCACTCTCCAACATTCCTATGGCTTTAATTACCACTCATATTCTAGCAATTCCCAATTTAATATCTCCAGCTCAGATATAAGCTCCTGTCCTATATATTCAGTGGCACATGCAGGCCTCTCTCCACTAGGCTGTCAACTGTTCCAAAACTGATCTCATTGTCTTTTCCCTTAATCCTGTTTCTCCtcctgaatttttaaagtaaatggtaGTTTCATCCACCAAGTTGTTTATACCAGAAATCTGAATCTTCTTtgattctttattctttttcaccccaCACTCTAGATCCAATCATGAAGTGCGGTTTTCCTACCACCAAAAAATAATTTGTCCATGTTTCTTTACCCTCATTACCATGAACTTAATCCAAGCTGCCCTTTTTATTCACCTAGACAACTGCTACAATTTCTTAACTGATGTCGCTATTTTTGTTCAAGTGTTCCTCCAATCAAATCCTCACACTGTAATCAGAGACTTTTGCCAGTGGGAATATAggaacaaataagaaataaatagaatatggTAGACTTAAACCCAATTACATTactatttatgtaaaatgttaagTGGGCCAAATGCTCCAATTAAAAGAGATAGATGTCAAACTATAATAAATAATCCAATTATATGCTATTTACAAGAGACATATCTTAAATATAAGGAAACAGAAAGGTTaaaattaaaggaggaaaaaagatacaATGCAAGCACTAGCCAAAACAAAGTTGGTGTAGCTAAATTACTATCAGACAAAGTAAACTTTATGGAAAGAAGTACTATGTAAAACAAAGAAGAGCACTTCATGAAGATAAAATGGTCAATCCAACAGGAAGACATAATAGTCCTAAATTTATATGCACCTAACAATGTAacgttaaaatatataaagcaaaaactgacagaattaaaggagaaatagacaaacctTCAatcataatttacatttttaacatatcTCTCTCAGTAACTGACAGAATAAGTGGACTTTGAATATCAGTAGAGAAATGGATGATTTGAACAACATAATTAACAAATTTCCCTAAATGACATTtacagaatactataaaaaacCAGGGGGAAACTAACAACTACAGAAGGCACATTATTCTCAAATATCAATTTTCACACTTAACAAAAGTGACCATATGCTGGGCCATAAagcaagtcttaacaaatttcgTTATTAAAATCATGCATAGTGTATTATTTGGACTCAGTGAAATTGAAATCAGTAACTAAAAGATAGCTAGAAATCCCCCTCCTCCAAAGTTCAGAAACTAATAAGCCTCTAAATAACCAGCGGAGCCAAAGAAGAAACCACAgtggaaattacaaaatattttgaactgaatgataatgagatacaaataaaaccatacttaaagagaaatatacaggggggagggtatagctcaagtggtagaacacatgcttagcatacaaaaggtcctaggttcaatccccagtacctttccaaaaattaataaacctaattacctcccccaccaaaaaataaaattaaataaaaaataaaacaacttttaaaaagaaatgtacaaatttatatattagaaaaaaaagacaaaaatcagttACTTAAGTACCcatttaaagaatctttaaaaagaacaacattAACCCTACcaaaaaaagtagaaggaaaaaacattAAAGACAAGAATAGAAATCAACAAcgtagaaaaaaatgcaataaagaaaGTCAACAAAGTCAAAAATTCGTTATTTGGAAAgaccaataaaattgataaaaacaTAGCAAGAAAAATAATGGGGGGCACAAATAACTAATATTAGgagtagaaatgaaaacattactACAGACCCTacaggtgttaaaaaaaaataagaatactacAAACAACTTCCTGTCAGCATTTGAAAATTTTGGTAACATGGGAAAATTCCTCTAAAAAACCACAACTTACCAAAAATATCACAGGAATCTCCAAAAATAGCACAAGATATTCTGAATTTTGAGGTCACAATAGGCttatatttgttaaagaaactgaattcttaatttaaaatcttcccacagagaaaactccaggcccagatggcttccctggagaattcttccaaacatttaaggaagaaataataccatgttacacaaactcagaaaatagagaaaaaaggaacattttccatcttattttatgacatttaaataaCTTTGACACCAAAACCTGACAAGGATATTATAAGACAAGCAACTTATGGTCAATATCTCTCataaacagagacagaaaaatcctacacaaaaaaaaccccaaatcaaattcatatatatttttaaggtaatTTACAATAATGACCAAATGCAATTTTGTCCAGCAATGAAGTTTGGTTTAATATTCCAGAATCAACCTATACAACTAATCatataacaaaataaagtagaaaaactaCCTGACcattttaatagatgcagaaaaagcatttggcaaaatttaaTACCCATTCACAATCTTTAAGACTCTCAGATAACTAAAACAAAAGGGAATttccatacaccagaaattgacacaacataacagattatacttcaattttttaaaaaaggggaaatttcCTCAATTTGATAACTGCTGTTTCAGAAAAAAACTCTACAGTTggcatcatatttaatggtgcagttttgaatacttttttctaCTGTTGGGAACAAATAAGGTTATCTACTctcatttcttctatttcaacATTATCCTAGCTAcctcaataaagaaagaaaacagcttgaAGGAATAatgattagaaaggaagaagaaaatctggACTTGTATACAACCTGGTTGTGTACGTATAAAATcataaggaatctacaaaaactattagagctgatgAATGAACTTAACAACACTGTCAACATACAAAGATCAACTGTCTTTCTACATGATTGaccacaaacaaatggaaaattaaaatttaaaaatactattgacaatatcaaaaaacataaaatatcaatGAATAAATTTCATGGAAACTGTGGGAGAACtctacatcaaaaatacaaaacattgcttaaagaaataaaaaacaacttaaatagAAAGACACCTCATGTTCATAGGTTGGAAAATGcaacattgttaagatgtcaTGATTCTTacattgatctacagattcaatgccatCACAATCAAAATCCtggcaggtttttaaaaagtagaaattgacaagataattctatcatttatatggaaatgcaaagggcctaaaatagtcaaaacttgaaaataatatgtCATAGACCTACATGTAAAAagctaaaacaataaagcttccagaagaaaacatgggagaacATCTCTGCAGCCTTCGGGTAGGCAAAATTTTCTGAAGACAAAAAGGttctaaccataaaagaaaaaaaatgataaaatggacttcattaaaattttaaaattctgctcatCAAATTATAtccttataaaatgaaaaagtaagccactgagtaagagaaaataatcattttatatatatatatatatatatatatatatatatatatatatgatataggATTTATATatagaataagtaaataagttCCATAACTCAGTAATAGAAACCCAAGCAATCCAAAGctttaaataagcaaaagacttgaagagacacttcacaaaagacaTTGGAATGGCTAATAagttgaaaagatgttcaacatcctTAGTCACCAGTGAAATTCAAACTAAAAGCACAATAGGATGTACATCAAAGTAGCTAAAATTAAAGTCTCAAAATACTACATATTGAGAAGATACAATCATGTAAAAtagtacaaccattttggaaaacggTTTGGCAAATAAACATACATCTGCTCTATATTCCAGCACTCCTAGGTCTTAtctaagaggaaagaaaacatgcCCATACAAAGACTTACACAAGAATGTCCATAGCGCCTGTATtcatagccccaaactggaaacaacccaaaggttCACTGACAGAtaagtgaataaagaaattgtgatcaAATAGATGGAAATACGGAATATGATGGAAAACTATTCACCAATGAAAAGGAACTAATTATTGATGCATGCAAGAGTatgataaatctcaaaatattatgATTAGTATAATAGCCAGACACAAGAGtacatactgaatgattccatttatatgaagttctagaacAAATTTTAATCTATGGGGAGAGAAATaagaacagtggttgcctctggaGATTAACTGGAAAGGGGCATGAGGGCACTTActggggtgatggaagtgttctatATTTTAATTGGGGATAGTGGTTATATGGGAACAT
The sequence above is a segment of the Camelus ferus isolate YT-003-E chromosome 16, BCGSAC_Cfer_1.0, whole genome shotgun sequence genome. Coding sequences within it:
- the LOC106728624 gene encoding LOW QUALITY PROTEIN: 60S ribosomal protein L29 (The sequence of the model RefSeq protein was modified relative to this genomic sequence to represent the inferred CDS: deleted 1 base in 1 codon; substituted 1 base at 1 genomic stop codon) translates to MAKLKNHTTHNQSRKWHRNAVKKLXSQQYESLKGVDPKFLRNMRFAKKHNKKGLKEMQANNAKAMSARAEAIKALVKPKEVKPKIPKGSSRKLSRLAYIAHPKLGKRARACIAKGLRLCRPKAKDKAQTKAAASAAAAAPAQAQAPKGAQAPTKAPEKRLSSIDVRI